CAGGCTTGGGTTCCACGAAATAGATGATGCGTGTCAGCCACAAGGCGGTATCGGGTTCTTCCACTGGGTTGGTGACATACTCCTCCACCACAGGCAATTTGCTTTGCAGTTTTTTTGCGTTCATGTAATCGTCTATGGCGAGATGTGCCTCCATCGTCTGAAAATGGGGGCCAAAATAGTCAACCATCAACGCTTTTCCTCCCAATGAGAATGTCTCCACGCTATCCAATTTAGTGTTTTCCTCTACGGGGATGGCCGCTGCCACATCGGTTTGTTCGCCCCATTGCCAAAACAAGCCGGAAGGCATCCCTGCCACGGTCAGTTTCTTTTCCGTTGTCAAATCCATGAGCGCGGGGAATTGGGATGCGAAATAGGTGTGGATGTCTATGGTGTCCAACACACTGCGCACACCCACGTAGTGAAGCGTGGGCAATTCGGTTTCTACCACCACATAGCCCCTGAACTTGGGGTGCGCGATTTGTTCGCAGACGCTTTTCAAATGCTTTAGCCCATCAGCAAAGTCGCGCCCCACGAAAGCGTTCACGTCGGTCAGCATGGCAAAGGCATTCCACGGGAAAGGAACGTGCATGTCGAGCGTCCAAGTGACGTGGGTAGTGCTGCCGTTGTCTTTCAGCACAAAATAGGCTGGCGAAGTACCCCATTCCGAAAATTGCACTTCCAATTCGACGCGTTCCGGCGAGGCAGATTTGAGTTTTTGAGTGCCGGTACCTACTTTTTTGTTGCCGCTCCAAGAGTACAGAGCACCCGGTTCGCCATCCGTGCCGATGATTTCGGTTTTCAGGTATGGGTCATAGACGTGCCATGGCGACCAGTTTTTGAAATTTTTGAACAATCGGACCTGCTCATATACGATGTCGCGGGGCGCGTCAATCTCTGTGCTGCGCTCTATTCGATATTCCTTTTTTGCAAAAATCCCTAGAAGCATCCACAGCCCGCCGAGACCCAAAATGGTGTAGAGAATAAATTTCAATGCTTTCATGGCAAAAGTTGTTCGGTAAAAAAGCCGACGCGAAGTTACTCTAAGTGCGAATAGACTTGTTGCGGTGGAGGGCTTTGAGTGAAGGGGATTGTCATTTTTTCGACTGGCAAGGCAAATTTTGCAGTCGAAATCGGGTATATTCGGCGAAAAATTTGACGAAGCCAGTCGGAAAAAGGGCTTTCCCTTCGCCAAAGCCCTCCACCGCAACAAGTCTAATACTGTTTGTCAACAAAAAAAGGCCGCATGGTGCGGCCTCTGCATTAAAATTCATTCATCCTGTTCCGAAAAAACCCTCTACTGCCCCGCACTATACCGCAAAACTTTCACCGCAACCGCAGGTGCGCGTGGCGTTGGGATTGTTGAAGGTGAAGCCTTTGCCATTCAGCCCGCCGCTGAACTCCAGCGTGGTGTTGAACAGGTACAGAAAACTTTTGAGGTCGGTCACCACTTTCACGCCGTTGTCCTCAAAAATTTGGTCGTTGGGTTTTGCTTCATTGTCAAAATCCAACTTGTAAGACAGACCGGAGCATCCGCCGCTGGTGACGCTCACTCGAATGAAGTACTCGTCGGACAGTTTGCTCGACTGACGGACTTCCTGAATTTTTTGCTTGGCGCTGTCTGCTACGTAAATCATTTTATACGAACGAATTGAAAGACACGTCTTGCAGGAGACGTGTCGAACGTTTTGAAAAATCAAGCGCTCGCGGCCTCCACTTTTGCTTCGGCAGCAATGCCGTTTTTGGTCTGATAGTCTTTGATGGCCGCCTTGATAGCGTCTTCGGCCAACACGGAGCAGTGGATTTTCACGGGCGGGAGCGCCAATTCTTCCACGATGTCCATGTTGTCAATGGTCATGGCCTCGTCGAGGCTTTTGCCTTTGAGCCATTCGGTAGCGAGCGACGAGGAAGCGATGGCAGAGCCGCAAC
This Saprospiraceae bacterium DNA region includes the following protein-coding sequences:
- a CDS encoding iron-sulfur cluster assembly accessory protein — its product is MIYVADSAKQKIQEVRQSSKLSDEYFIRVSVTSGGCSGLSYKLDFDNEAKPNDQIFEDNGVKVVTDLKSFLYLFNTTLEFSGGLNGKGFTFNNPNATRTCGCGESFAV
- a CDS encoding SRPBCC family protein; the encoded protein is MKALKFILYTILGLGGLWMLLGIFAKKEYRIERSTEIDAPRDIVYEQVRLFKNFKNWSPWHVYDPYLKTEIIGTDGEPGALYSWSGNKKVGTGTQKLKSASPERVELEVQFSEWGTSPAYFVLKDNGSTTHVTWTLDMHVPFPWNAFAMLTDVNAFVGRDFADGLKHLKSVCEQIAHPKFRGYVVVETELPTLHYVGVRSVLDTIDIHTYFASQFPALMDLTTEKKLTVAGMPSGLFWQWGEQTDVAAAIPVEENTKLDSVETFSLGGKALMVDYFGPHFQTMEAHLAIDDYMNAKKLQSKLPVVEEYVTNPVEEPDTALWLTRIIYFVEPKPDSTATDKK
- the iscU gene encoding Fe-S cluster assembly scaffold IscU — its product is MAYSTKVLDHFKNPRNVGVLNKDAKNVGTGLVGAPECGDVMRLQIEVDEETGVIRDAKFKTFGCGSAIASSSLATEWLKGKSLDEAMTIDNMDIVEELALPPVKIHCSVLAEDAIKAAIKDYQTKNGIAAEAKVEAASA